Proteins found in one Kangiella sediminilitoris genomic segment:
- a CDS encoding sodium:solute symporter family protein, with product MEYNPISISTALILLVIFGVVWIFFGWWLGKKNKSLDDFMLAGRNVGLAFAGATAMATWITSNTTLVAPQLTYELGVWGMVGYSLAALGLILFAPMAQRIKELMPKGYTCGDFIRVRYGKPAWIAFLVVSFCYAMGWLVSLGMAGGVLLDTLSGLNYKVGMTVILVICVTYTLLGGLRAVIATDYVQTIIIIVGVLIIGFVCYQSVGLEEVYEFNKEKHPELLSLLFPAAMMFLFNNIFFGIGEIFHSNVWWSRALAFRPGIGKKAYLLSGFLWLPIPIVTGFVALAAPALGLYPDSSDMVGPMVAANLLGDIGAIFVFIVVFSALASSLDSLLAATSDLVTRDIYNGLIDKQASKEKLHKISKLVILGLGVVTWVICLPKVTTLGALLNFTGAFVASTIWPIVLGLYQRRMSGHFVTAALILGTTCGLIGYHVIGFYVAALFSCITSFIICMIGLVVKDDKFDWQRLKNMEKQ from the coding sequence ATGGAATATAACCCGATATCGATCAGTACTGCCCTGATATTGTTAGTGATCTTTGGCGTTGTCTGGATATTTTTTGGGTGGTGGCTTGGTAAAAAGAATAAATCATTAGATGACTTTATGCTGGCGGGTCGTAATGTTGGCCTCGCATTTGCAGGTGCAACTGCTATGGCTACCTGGATAACCAGTAACACTACTTTGGTAGCGCCCCAGCTAACCTATGAGCTTGGTGTATGGGGTATGGTTGGTTATTCACTGGCCGCATTAGGGTTAATTTTATTTGCACCTATGGCGCAAAGAATTAAAGAGTTAATGCCAAAAGGATACACCTGCGGCGACTTTATTCGAGTGCGTTATGGCAAGCCTGCCTGGATTGCATTTTTAGTGGTATCGTTCTGCTATGCGATGGGCTGGTTAGTCAGTTTGGGCATGGCAGGTGGTGTTTTGCTCGATACCTTGAGTGGACTTAACTATAAAGTTGGTATGACCGTTATTCTTGTCATCTGTGTCACCTACACTTTGCTTGGAGGCTTAAGAGCTGTAATTGCTACCGACTATGTACAAACCATTATTATCATCGTTGGTGTTTTAATTATTGGTTTTGTCTGCTATCAATCAGTTGGGCTGGAAGAAGTATATGAGTTTAATAAAGAAAAACATCCCGAGCTTTTGAGTTTATTGTTTCCCGCAGCAATGATGTTTTTATTTAATAATATCTTCTTTGGTATTGGGGAAATCTTCCACTCCAATGTCTGGTGGTCACGAGCACTGGCATTCAGGCCTGGTATCGGTAAAAAAGCTTACCTGCTTTCAGGCTTTCTTTGGTTACCAATTCCTATCGTAACAGGGTTTGTTGCGTTGGCAGCTCCGGCGCTTGGTTTATACCCCGATTCCAGTGACATGGTGGGGCCAATGGTTGCTGCCAATCTGCTTGGTGATATCGGCGCCATATTTGTATTTATTGTTGTTTTTTCTGCTCTGGCATCAAGTCTGGATTCACTATTAGCAGCAACCAGTGATCTGGTTACTCGCGATATCTATAACGGTTTAATTGATAAACAGGCGAGCAAAGAAAAACTTCATAAAATTAGTAAGCTGGTCATACTGGGACTGGGTGTGGTTACATGGGTTATCTGTTTACCTAAAGTAACTACCTTAGGTGCTTTATTGAATTTCACTGGTGCGTTTGTGGCCAGCACTATTTGGCCTATTGTATTGGGCCTCTATCAGCGTCGTATGTCAGGTCATTTTGTGACGGCAGCCCTGATTCTGGGAACCACTTGCGGATTAATTGGTTATCACGTGATAGGTTTTTATGTAGCGGCATTATTTAGCTGCATAACATCTTTCATCATCTGCATGATTGGTTTAGTCGTTAAAGATGATAAATTTGATTGGCAGCGACTGAAAAATATGGAGAAACAGTAA